In Procambarus clarkii isolate CNS0578487 chromosome 50, FALCON_Pclarkii_2.0, whole genome shotgun sequence, one genomic interval encodes:
- the LOC138351640 gene encoding uncharacterized protein, with protein sequence MPLAAWVLLATFTWCSYAHAAHAAPVPPVAAALSSPSQGFGSNNSEDDSVAQPEKRLLKYFHPGSQAWMDDGGDLYPISQEGSKRAYSDRNYLSDLGDYDNSDDETLNDSLEKRSRNFLRFGRPDMEDMFVAGGPMEFLIRLQDEADVKDLPFEKQESVHNFPRWEMGLKCGSTVQNQLDLFGRGGRNFLRLGRSVDRQLNSLLCHGPKTPGINPTPGQPKQDIGHRIEFSEPRERTQRTKRAAALTFYDYGSISSYSPSSWARGFQPQQEIITVSSEDPQDVNKRAYDRNFLRFGKRLNEYPSSESSGSRVVVVKTGERAPKRNFLRFG encoded by the exons ATGCCTCTAGCAGCCTGGGTGTTACTGGCAACCTTTACCTGGTGTTCCTACGCCCACGCCGCCCATGCTGCCCCAGTCCCGCCCGTCGCAGCCGCCCTCAGCTCTCCCTCTCAGGGCTTCGGCTCCAACAACAGCGAAGACGATTCCGTAGCTCAGCCTGAGAAGAGATTACTCAAATATTTCCACCCAGGAAGCCAGGCATGGATGGACGATGGCGGAGACTTGTACCCTATCAGTCAGGAGGGCTCCAAGAGAGCCTACAGCGATAGGAACTACCTAAG TGATCTTGGTGACTACGACAACAGCGACGACGAGACGCTCAACGACTCCCTTGAGAAACGAAGCCGGAACTTCCTGAGGTTCGGAAGACCCGACATGGAGGACATGTTTGTCGCAGGAGGACCCATGGAGTTCTTAATTAGGCTCCAGGACGAAGCGGATGTTAAGGATCTTCCATTTGAGAAGCAGGAGAGTGTACATAATTTTCCAAGGTGGGAAATGGGATTAAAATGTGGTTCAACTGTTCAAAATCAACTTGAttt ATTCGGGCGTGGTGGCCGGAACTTTTTGCGACTTGGTCGCTCTGTCGACCGTCAGCTTAACTCCCTCTTATGccatggacccaaaaccccaggaATCAACCCTACTCCTGGCCAGCCCAAGCAGGACATCGGCCATAGGATCGAGTTCTCAGAACCCAGGGAGAGAACTCAGCGCACGAAGAGAGCCGCTGCTCTAACCTTTTATGACTACGGGTCAATTTCATCCTACAGCCCCTCCTCCTGGGCCAGAGGATTTCAGCCTCAACAAGAGATAATCACCGTGTCCTCAGAGGATCCACAGGACGTAAACAAACGCGCATATGATCGTAACTTCCTCAGATTTGGCAAGAGACTCAATGAATACCCGTCTTCCGAGTCCAGCGggtcccgggtggtggtggtgaagacagGCGAAAGGGCGCCCAAGAGAAACTTCCTCAGGTTCGGCTGA